The Candidatus Limnocylindrales bacterium genome has a segment encoding these proteins:
- a CDS encoding alpha/beta hydrolase, with translation METWQHRMAYVNGIRLHYVIQGSGPLLVLLHGWPQSWYQWRLIIPALAKHYTVVAPDLRGYGYSDKPAGGYDKRTMATDIHELVRSLGYNRIKLVGHDRGARVSHRYGLDYSEEVEKLVILDIVPTRAVFERVNAEIARGYWHWFFHLVPDLPELLVGANVEAYLRYFFTTWAYNRAVFTPEVIAEYVHTYSAPGALRGGFNDYRAGISEDWSQDKQDVGKKLKMPTLVLWGGGSVLHLFNVLEIWQEFAQDVRGEAIPECGHFLPEEKPEIILEKLLEFL, from the coding sequence ATGGAAACATGGCAGCACCGCATGGCTTATGTAAACGGTATTCGATTGCACTATGTTATTCAAGGGAGTGGTCCCTTGCTGGTTTTGTTACATGGATGGCCTCAAAGCTGGTATCAGTGGCGGCTGATTATTCCGGCTTTGGCGAAACACTATACCGTCGTGGCTCCTGACCTGCGGGGTTACGGTTACTCGGATAAACCTGCCGGGGGTTATGATAAACGGACCATGGCTACCGACATCCATGAATTAGTTCGGTCCCTTGGTTATAATCGGATTAAGCTGGTGGGTCATGATCGAGGAGCACGCGTATCCCACCGGTACGGTCTGGATTATTCCGAGGAAGTTGAAAAACTGGTTATCCTGGATATCGTACCTACCCGAGCTGTCTTTGAGCGGGTAAATGCCGAGATCGCCCGGGGTTATTGGCACTGGTTCTTTCATCTGGTGCCGGATTTACCCGAGCTCCTGGTAGGTGCCAATGTAGAAGCCTACCTCCGTTACTTTTTTACAACCTGGGCCTATAACCGGGCGGTTTTCACACCTGAAGTCATCGCAGAATACGTACACACGTATTCTGCACCCGGTGCCTTACGGGGAGGCTTCAATGATTACCGGGCCGGAATCTCCGAAGACTGGTCTCAAGATAAACAGGATGTGGGTAAGAAACTGAAAATGCCCACGCTGGTCCTGTGGGGTGGAGGGAGTGTCCTCCATCTTTTTAATGTCCTTGAAATTTGGCAAGAGTTTGCTCAGGATGTTCGAGGGGAAGCAATTCCCGAATGCGGTCATTTTCTACCTGAGGAAAAACCCGAAATTATCCTTGAGAAGCTTTTAGAATTCCTTTAG
- a CDS encoding Ldh family oxidoreductase, protein MGTYPGSEKERRIPADTLKKVVQSIFQRCGMSAEDAELLTETLVVADLRGVHSHGVMRVPNYVKRLQTGVNPKGRPRVVKDTGAALVIHGGNSMGQIGSTFAMRQVIERARTTGVAVAAVGGSNHCGAMAYYTMMALPEDMIGLATTNALPTMAPWGGIDRILGINPLSVAIPAGEEIPIVYDAAFSYSARGKIEVYHQKGLQIPSTWAFDAEGRPTTDPAKALEGLLQPIGEYKGTSLALIMGILSAVLSGASYGTELGDLEKGAKAGQDGHFFMALKIAAFEDVARFKQRVDGIIRQIRHGRKAPGFDRIYSPGELEAETEIKYRKEGIPLNEDTLKGIITAAEQLGVDASPIRS, encoded by the coding sequence ATGGGGACATATCCTGGAAGCGAAAAAGAACGGAGAATTCCGGCCGATACACTTAAAAAAGTCGTTCAATCTATTTTCCAACGTTGTGGGATGTCGGCAGAGGATGCAGAGTTGTTAACCGAGACATTGGTAGTAGCGGACCTGCGGGGGGTTCATTCCCATGGGGTCATGCGGGTACCCAACTATGTTAAGAGGTTGCAGACAGGGGTGAATCCAAAAGGACGACCCCGGGTGGTAAAGGATACCGGGGCTGCCCTGGTAATCCATGGGGGTAACAGTATGGGGCAGATTGGATCTACCTTTGCCATGCGTCAGGTCATTGAACGGGCCCGGACTACCGGGGTAGCTGTGGCAGCGGTTGGAGGAAGTAATCATTGTGGAGCGATGGCCTATTATACCATGATGGCTCTCCCCGAAGACATGATCGGTCTGGCAACAACCAATGCACTTCCGACTATGGCTCCATGGGGTGGAATAGACCGAATTCTGGGGATCAATCCACTGAGTGTAGCCATTCCTGCAGGCGAGGAGATTCCCATTGTCTATGATGCTGCCTTTAGTTATTCGGCCCGGGGTAAGATCGAGGTTTATCATCAGAAGGGCTTACAGATTCCCAGCACCTGGGCCTTTGATGCAGAGGGACGTCCAACGACCGATCCGGCGAAGGCCCTGGAGGGTCTACTCCAGCCAATTGGCGAATACAAAGGAACTTCGCTGGCTCTGATCATGGGGATTCTCTCGGCAGTCTTGTCAGGGGCCAGCTACGGAACCGAGTTAGGGGATCTGGAAAAAGGAGCAAAGGCCGGGCAGGATGGTCATTTTTTCATGGCCCTGAAAATAGCCGCCTTTGAGGATGTGGCCCGATTTAAGCAGCGGGTCGATGGAATTATTCGGCAAATTCGTCATGGGCGTAAAGCTCCGGGCTTTGACCGAATCTATTCCCCGGGTGAATTAGAAGCGGAAACCGAGATAAAATATCGAAAGGAAGGAATTCCCCTGAACGAAGATACCTTGAAGGGAATCATAACGGCTGCAGAACAATTAGGAGTAGATGCATCTCCGATTCGATCCTAG
- a CDS encoding cobalamin B12-binding domain-containing protein — translation MNTLLSTLPHSHTSLLPYSHTSILPHSHTLLLIPMSERPIKVLLGKLGLDGHDRGIKVIAKALRDAGMEVIYLGMRLTPDQVAQAAIHEDVDVIGVSLLSGAHMRLVPKLTGFLKEKGVLDEMLVVLGGTIPDQDIPKLKESGVDGIFPVGTSLEEIIHFIQTHIKRKIEKPA, via the coding sequence ATGAACACTTTACTTTCCACACTCCCACACTCCCACACTTCCCTACTTCCCTACTCCCATACCTCCATACTCCCACACTCCCACACTCTCCTGCTTATTCCTATGTCGGAACGGCCAATTAAAGTATTATTAGGAAAGCTCGGTTTAGATGGACACGATCGAGGCATAAAGGTCATCGCAAAGGCCTTGCGAGATGCCGGTATGGAGGTTATTTACCTGGGAATGCGACTGACCCCGGATCAGGTTGCCCAGGCAGCTATCCATGAGGATGTCGATGTAATCGGTGTAAGTCTTCTTTCCGGCGCTCACATGCGGCTTGTTCCCAAGTTAACCGGATTTCTTAAAGAAAAAGGGGTTTTAGATGAGATGCTGGTGGTACTGGGAGGAACCATTCCAGATCAAGATATTCCTAAGCTGAAGGAATCGGGTGTGGATGGAATTTTTCCGGTAGGAACTTCCCTGGAAGAGATCATCCATTTTATTCAAACCCATATCAAGCGAAAGATCGAAAAACCGGCCTGA
- a CDS encoding methylmalonyl-CoA mutase family protein, translating to MDPKLFNEKALEQIKETQEKWESEILAPVLKKTPEQRETFRTVSDLEVKRVYTPEDVKELDYLKDLNFPGAFPFTRGVYPTMYRGRLWTRRQIAGFGTARSTNERYRFLLKHGQTGISTDFDHPTLTGYDSDHPLAEGEVGRLGVAIDTLRDMEELFEGIPLDRVSISLTINHPAIVLLSLLLAVAEKRGVKWEDLRGTVQNDSLKEFHGQKTFGLPPRPAFKITLDVVEYCTRYVPNWNTISISGYHTREAGSTAVQELAFTLAQGMAYVEGGLQRGLALDDFAPRLSFFFGCHNDFFEEISKFRAARRLWARIMKERYGAKKAESMRVRFHTQTLGSTLVREQPKNNIIRGTIQALAAVLGGTQSLHVSGYDEAYDIPSEEAMMISLRTQQIIGHESGVVNTIDPLAGSYFVESLTNTMEEKAQEYIEKIETLGKGSMLEGMLTAIEKGYIEKEISEAAYQYQQKIEKKDYLVVGVNAYQSEVQQPIEVFEFDPAEEDRQKERLAEVKKSRNQREVDKALDRLREAVEKNENLMPRILEAVKVYATEGEIMGTLRELYGDYKDPAVF from the coding sequence ATGGACCCTAAACTTTTTAATGAAAAAGCCCTGGAGCAGATCAAAGAAACCCAAGAAAAATGGGAATCGGAGATCCTGGCTCCTGTCCTTAAGAAGACTCCTGAACAGCGTGAAACCTTTCGAACTGTTTCTGACCTGGAAGTCAAGCGGGTCTACACCCCTGAAGATGTGAAGGAGCTGGATTATTTGAAGGATCTGAACTTTCCCGGTGCCTTTCCATTTACCCGAGGGGTATATCCCACCATGTATCGGGGGCGGCTGTGGACCCGACGGCAGATTGCCGGATTTGGAACGGCCCGATCAACCAACGAACGGTACCGCTTCCTTCTCAAGCATGGACAAACAGGTATTAGTACGGACTTTGATCATCCGACTCTCACAGGTTATGATTCAGATCATCCTCTGGCAGAAGGAGAAGTGGGACGATTAGGAGTTGCCATTGATACCCTTCGGGATATGGAAGAGCTGTTTGAAGGAATTCCGCTGGATCGGGTGAGTATTTCTTTAACCATCAACCATCCGGCAATTGTGTTGTTGAGTCTTTTATTGGCTGTGGCCGAGAAACGGGGTGTTAAATGGGAAGATTTGCGGGGAACGGTCCAGAACGATTCGTTAAAGGAATTCCATGGGCAGAAAACCTTTGGTCTTCCTCCCCGCCCGGCTTTTAAGATTACCCTGGATGTCGTAGAGTATTGTACCCGCTATGTTCCCAACTGGAATACCATTTCCATCTCGGGTTATCATACCCGTGAGGCCGGGTCTACTGCCGTACAGGAACTCGCTTTTACCCTGGCCCAAGGGATGGCTTATGTGGAAGGCGGTCTTCAACGCGGCCTCGCCCTAGACGATTTTGCACCCCGGCTGTCCTTCTTCTTCGGTTGCCACAATGATTTTTTTGAGGAGATCAGCAAGTTTCGAGCTGCCAGAAGGTTGTGGGCCAGAATTATGAAAGAACGATATGGGGCTAAAAAAGCCGAATCTATGCGGGTTCGGTTCCATACCCAGACCCTGGGTTCTACCCTGGTTCGGGAACAACCTAAAAATAACATCATCCGGGGAACCATTCAGGCACTGGCCGCGGTCCTGGGAGGAACTCAATCTCTCCATGTCAGTGGATACGACGAAGCTTATGATATTCCTTCGGAAGAGGCCATGATGATATCCTTACGCACCCAGCAAATCATCGGACATGAAAGTGGGGTCGTCAATACCATTGATCCACTGGCCGGATCTTATTTCGTAGAATCTCTAACCAATACCATGGAAGAAAAAGCCCAAGAGTATATAGAAAAAATCGAGACCCTCGGCAAGGGAAGTATGCTCGAAGGGATGCTTACAGCCATAGAGAAGGGATATATCGAAAAGGAAATCTCAGAAGCTGCCTATCAGTATCAACAAAAAATCGAAAAAAAGGATTATCTGGTCGTCGGTGTAAATGCCTATCAGTCCGAAGTTCAACAACCCATCGAGGTCTTTGAATTCGACCCGGCAGAAGAAGACCGACAAAAGGAACGATTGGCAGAAGTTAAAAAATCCCGAAATCAAAGAGAAGTAGATAAGGCACTGGATAGACTACGAGAGGCGGTAGAGAAAAATGAAAACCTCATGCCTCGGATTTTGGAGGCCGTAAAGGTTTATGCCACAGAAGGGGAAATTATGGGTACACTTCGAGAATTGTACGGAGACTACAAAGATCCCGCCGTTTTTTAA
- a CDS encoding glucose 1-dehydrogenase — protein sequence MRLKDKVAIITGGGSGIGRATAELFAREGARITVADSQSYAGQQTVQSIKNTGGEALFVEVDVSDFTQVQRMVETTLDAYGGIDILFNGAGILTFGTVLTTDEKTWNRVISVNLTGTFLCCKAVLPHMIRRGGGSIINVSSSTGAHDAAKNTVAYVTSKGGVALLTKAMAIDHAKDKIRVNALCPGPTDTPMLREVLSPKELEAFAATFPMGRLGRPEELAYAALFLASHESSFVTGALLAVDGGQTAEI from the coding sequence ATGCGACTCAAAGATAAAGTGGCCATTATAACCGGAGGGGGTTCTGGTATTGGGCGGGCTACGGCCGAACTGTTTGCCCGAGAAGGGGCCAGGATCACCGTAGCCGACTCCCAATCCTATGCAGGTCAACAGACTGTTCAGAGCATCAAAAATACCGGAGGAGAAGCTCTTTTTGTTGAAGTAGATGTTTCGGATTTCACTCAGGTCCAACGGATGGTTGAGACAACCCTCGACGCTTATGGGGGTATCGATATTTTGTTCAACGGAGCCGGGATCCTTACGTTCGGCACCGTTTTAACTACCGATGAGAAAACCTGGAACCGGGTAATTTCCGTTAACCTGACGGGGACCTTCCTATGTTGCAAGGCGGTACTTCCTCATATGATTCGACGCGGTGGAGGTTCTATTATCAACGTATCTTCCTCAACCGGAGCCCATGACGCAGCTAAAAACACCGTAGCTTACGTGACTTCTAAAGGCGGGGTGGCTTTGCTTACCAAAGCCATGGCCATAGATCACGCTAAAGACAAAATACGGGTTAATGCCCTCTGTCCGGGGCCTACCGATACTCCCATGTTGAGGGAAGTTTTATCCCCCAAGGAATTAGAGGCCTTTGCAGCCACTTTTCCCATGGGACGTCTGGGTCGACCTGAAGAACTGGCTTATGCGGCTCTGTTTCTGGCTTCCCATGAATCTTCCTTTGTTACGGGAGCCCTGCTGGCCGTAGATGGCGGACAGACGGCCGAAATTTAA
- a CDS encoding NAD(P)-dependent oxidoreductase, whose amino-acid sequence MDEAVLITGGTGFIGSYLTRHLAERGYPVIMYDIKEPGPEAAWILKPVLDKDKIRHVPVFAQGRIESWSRLFQVIQEYRPRKVIHMATIVNPVYLSREPLEALRVNLGGTMNILEAARLFKLQRIVYFSSIGVLPSVQYQPIDAAHPVLLPQEGPGSSFYGASKVAGEAFCFAYHQSFGLDFITLRPSAVYGFGMQWPIFIKPMVENSVRGLPTRFEKGREFPRDYTHVEDVTQLAIKALEIPADKVKDRIFYAATGQPLVTAGQVAEIVKSLIPDADIQIGSGLSEADLIEIRYRGILSIQNAQEQLGYQPRFTNIRDGVAEYIQTYRRYLTETRQSQNG is encoded by the coding sequence GTGGATGAAGCAGTATTGATTACAGGAGGTACCGGATTTATCGGGAGTTACCTCACTCGCCACCTGGCCGAGAGGGGGTATCCGGTGATTATGTACGATATCAAAGAACCGGGTCCTGAAGCTGCCTGGATATTAAAACCGGTTCTGGATAAGGATAAAATCCGCCATGTTCCTGTTTTTGCTCAGGGTCGTATAGAAAGCTGGTCACGCCTCTTTCAGGTTATCCAGGAGTATCGCCCACGAAAAGTGATCCATATGGCAACCATTGTGAATCCGGTGTATTTGTCCCGGGAACCTCTAGAAGCCCTGCGTGTCAATTTAGGAGGCACGATGAATATCCTGGAAGCCGCTCGACTTTTCAAACTCCAACGTATCGTGTATTTCAGTTCCATCGGTGTATTACCCTCTGTCCAATACCAGCCCATCGATGCCGCACATCCGGTGCTGTTACCTCAAGAAGGTCCCGGTTCCAGTTTTTATGGAGCCTCCAAAGTTGCCGGCGAAGCCTTCTGCTTTGCCTACCATCAGAGCTTTGGACTCGATTTCATTACACTACGCCCTTCGGCCGTTTACGGCTTTGGTATGCAGTGGCCGATCTTCATCAAACCCATGGTTGAAAACTCGGTTCGAGGTCTACCGACCCGCTTCGAAAAAGGTCGGGAGTTCCCGAGGGACTATACCCACGTGGAAGATGTTACCCAGTTAGCCATAAAAGCCCTTGAAATCCCTGCCGATAAAGTAAAAGACCGTATCTTCTATGCAGCGACCGGACAACCCCTGGTTACAGCCGGGCAGGTTGCTGAAATTGTTAAAAGCCTGATCCCGGACGCAGATATCCAGATCGGATCCGGCCTGTCTGAAGCAGATTTAATCGAGATTCGATATAGGGGGATATTAAGTATTCAAAATGCACAGGAACAGCTCGGTTATCAACCTCGTTTTACGAATATTCGTGACGGTGTGGCCGAATACATCCAAACCTATCGGCGTTACCTGACGGAAACCCGCCAGTCTCAAAATGGATAA
- a CDS encoding carbohydrate ABC transporter permease yields MQSLAVASKHKGVTYFLRRYGLRYVVMILAFLFFLFPIYWIFSMSVKRPSEYFHNPPVWFPRSLDFDHFQSLVRNRSIDALVNSLVIAGGATILAMIIGCPAAYSMARFKTGGRNFAFWVLSQRMLPPIAIAFPVFLLFRTLKWVDTYHGLILLYAAFNTPYVIWMMRGYFRDVPVEVEESALVDGASVFRVFWSIALPLSAAGLIATTVFTFIFSWNEFLFAVILTRSKVVTLPVKMSGFFGSESTFWGAAGALSVIASAPIFVLSLLVQKYLTRGLTLGAIK; encoded by the coding sequence ATGCAGAGTTTAGCTGTTGCTTCAAAACATAAAGGAGTCACCTACTTTCTCCGAAGGTATGGATTACGATATGTGGTCATGATCCTGGCCTTTTTGTTCTTTTTATTTCCCATTTACTGGATCTTTAGCATGTCGGTAAAACGGCCCAGCGAGTATTTCCATAATCCTCCGGTCTGGTTTCCCAGATCCCTAGACTTCGATCATTTTCAATCCCTGGTGAGAAACCGATCCATCGATGCGTTGGTCAATAGCCTCGTGATCGCAGGAGGGGCCACTATCTTGGCCATGATCATAGGTTGTCCGGCTGCTTATAGTATGGCCCGCTTTAAAACAGGGGGAAGGAATTTTGCTTTTTGGGTTCTGTCCCAACGAATGCTACCTCCTATTGCCATTGCCTTTCCTGTTTTTCTGCTTTTTCGTACCCTCAAATGGGTAGATACCTACCACGGCCTGATCCTTCTCTATGCAGCTTTTAACACACCCTACGTTATCTGGATGATGCGAGGATACTTCCGGGATGTACCTGTCGAAGTGGAAGAGAGTGCTCTGGTAGATGGCGCCTCGGTTTTTCGGGTATTTTGGTCCATTGCCTTACCTCTTTCGGCAGCAGGATTGATTGCCACCACGGTCTTTACTTTCATCTTCAGTTGGAATGAGTTTCTATTCGCCGTTATTTTAACCCGCTCTAAGGTGGTGACTCTACCTGTAAAAATGAGTGGATTTTTTGGTTCCGAATCTACCTTCTGGGGGGCAGCCGGTGCACTTTCGGTCATTGCATCGGCCCCTATTTTTGTCCTTTCCCTGCTGGTTCAAAAATATCTAACTCGCGGTTTAACTTTAGGGGCTATAAAATAA
- a CDS encoding sugar ABC transporter permease gives MQIIDTPVVPTGSKKSVEAVAPQRGKFIWGGRGIRYLLVAPSVILILSFTIFPILYLFWISFLDWTFQRRERPFIGLGNYIQVLQDTRMWEALGHTLFIMVVAVSAELILGLLLAQVLVGKLPGKQILIPLLILPTIMCPVVVGYGWRMLWDTQYGPINEVLGWILGHPVNLVWLINPKTVYFSLIVAEVWQWTPFMFLALLAGLSAINPELYEAAALDGATAWQTFWHMTLPLIRPIMIIALIIRSLDVFKIFDLIFALTVGGPGTFTETITFYIYTLGFKNFRLGYTAAMAFIVLILVSTATTLFLRRFSEE, from the coding sequence ATGCAAATCATCGATACTCCCGTGGTACCCACCGGATCTAAAAAATCTGTTGAGGCTGTAGCCCCGCAACGGGGTAAATTTATCTGGGGGGGACGTGGTATTCGATATCTCTTGGTGGCTCCCTCGGTTATTTTGATCCTCTCATTTACCATCTTCCCCATTCTGTACCTTTTCTGGATTAGCTTTTTAGACTGGACTTTCCAACGAAGAGAACGCCCTTTTATAGGCCTTGGCAATTACATCCAGGTCCTTCAGGATACCCGAATGTGGGAAGCCTTGGGACACACTCTGTTCATCATGGTGGTAGCGGTCAGTGCCGAGCTTATCCTGGGACTCCTTCTGGCTCAAGTCCTGGTGGGTAAGCTTCCAGGTAAGCAGATCCTCATCCCCCTGCTGATTTTGCCAACCATTATGTGTCCGGTGGTGGTAGGATATGGATGGCGTATGCTATGGGACACTCAATATGGGCCTATCAATGAGGTATTGGGTTGGATACTCGGACATCCTGTCAACCTGGTGTGGCTGATCAATCCTAAAACGGTGTACTTTTCCCTGATTGTAGCGGAAGTCTGGCAATGGACCCCCTTTATGTTTCTGGCTTTACTGGCCGGTCTAAGCGCCATTAATCCGGAACTTTATGAAGCGGCTGCCCTGGATGGGGCCACAGCCTGGCAGACTTTCTGGCATATGACGTTGCCTTTGATTCGACCGATTATGATCATTGCCTTGATTATTCGAAGTCTGGATGTATTCAAAATCTTCGATCTAATTTTTGCCCTGACCGTGGGCGGACCGGGGACCTTTACGGAAACCATTACTTTTTATATCTATACCTTAGGTTTTAAAAATTTCCGCCTGGGCTACACGGCGGCAATGGCCTTTATTGTCCTTATTTTGGTCTCTACCGCAACGACCCTTTTCCTTCGTCGATTTAGTGAGGAGTAG
- a CDS encoding sugar ABC transporter substrate-binding protein, protein MNWKIHSVFVISILALLSFGLQSYGQEKSAADIAVEAAKKYKGITLRVIWEAGLQAQDPIVFSGPLWEKLTGIKVQTIETPFPELFSKIVTAHLAGSGDFDVINYVPAWQADLVEAGALEPLDDFMNKYMPPGALDDIHPTYQQWLVWKGKHYGIFDDGDTFVMYYRKDLFGDKANQEAYKAKYGQDLRPPQTWQEWDQICAFFKERLAASGGHGCAIQRAAGQTYPWVEEELRVYGAKFFDPETMKATINSEAAIKALTDMVNNNKNMPPGIEKWSFIEVFSAWMDGKVAMIISWPPPGRWSQGYRDRAEQLKWMPETKVIGKVGYALPPGGHPELAAGFNLGVSSDSPNKEAAYLFIQWLTSKEISLQRVMLPYALRDPYRLSHYESKEYRSQWDNAGEYLDVLKLGAEKGLLDLAIPGAREYEEALDRAAVAAYAGTPPKEALDKAAAEWDAITQRLGVDKQREAYKEWASRPNAYPR, encoded by the coding sequence ATGAACTGGAAAATCCATTCGGTATTTGTAATTTCTATCTTGGCTCTACTAAGTTTTGGATTGCAAAGTTATGGTCAAGAGAAATCTGCCGCAGATATTGCAGTGGAAGCTGCTAAGAAATACAAAGGAATCACATTGCGGGTAATATGGGAAGCCGGATTGCAGGCGCAGGACCCTATAGTCTTCTCGGGTCCCCTGTGGGAGAAGCTAACGGGTATTAAAGTCCAGACCATTGAAACTCCTTTCCCTGAACTTTTCTCCAAGATAGTAACTGCCCATCTGGCCGGGTCGGGGGATTTCGATGTTATCAACTACGTCCCGGCCTGGCAGGCGGATCTGGTTGAGGCGGGAGCCCTGGAGCCTCTGGATGATTTCATGAATAAGTATATGCCCCCGGGAGCTCTGGATGATATCCATCCTACCTATCAACAGTGGCTGGTCTGGAAAGGAAAGCATTATGGAATCTTTGACGATGGGGACACCTTTGTCATGTATTATCGAAAGGATTTATTTGGGGATAAGGCAAACCAGGAGGCCTATAAGGCCAAGTATGGTCAGGACTTACGCCCCCCTCAGACCTGGCAGGAATGGGATCAAATCTGTGCCTTCTTCAAAGAGAGATTAGCCGCCAGTGGAGGCCACGGATGTGCTATTCAACGAGCCGCAGGCCAGACCTACCCCTGGGTCGAAGAAGAGCTTCGAGTCTACGGAGCCAAATTCTTCGATCCTGAAACCATGAAGGCTACCATCAACAGCGAAGCCGCCATTAAGGCCCTTACGGACATGGTAAATAACAACAAAAATATGCCCCCTGGAATTGAAAAGTGGAGCTTTATCGAAGTCTTCAGCGCCTGGATGGACGGTAAGGTTGCCATGATTATCAGTTGGCCACCCCCCGGTCGTTGGTCGCAAGGTTATAGAGATCGGGCCGAGCAACTTAAATGGATGCCGGAAACGAAGGTTATCGGTAAGGTTGGTTATGCCTTGCCTCCCGGAGGCCATCCCGAGCTGGCTGCAGGATTCAATCTGGGTGTATCGTCGGATAGTCCAAACAAAGAAGCCGCTTACCTTTTCATTCAATGGCTTACCAGCAAGGAGATCAGCCTCCAACGGGTCATGCTTCCTTACGCCTTACGGGATCCCTACCGTTTGAGCCATTATGAATCTAAAGAGTATCGATCTCAATGGGATAATGCCGGGGAGTATCTGGATGTCCTCAAACTCGGAGCCGAAAAAGGTCTTCTGGATCTGGCCATACCCGGTGCACGGGAATATGAAGAAGCTCTGGATCGAGCAGCCGTAGCTGCCTACGCGGGAACACCTCCTAAAGAAGCTTTGGATAAAGCTGCGGCAGAATGGGATGCCATCACGCAAAGGCTTGGGGTAGATAAACAACGGGAAGCTTACAAAGAATGGGCCAGCAGACCTAATGCCTATCCCAGGTAG
- a CDS encoding TIGR04282 family arsenosugar biosynthesis glycosyltransferase has translation MLKQALVIMVKAPVPGRVKTRLCPPLTPEMAAELYRCFLIDIFRRVVQLPQVNKIIGYTPEGTWPIFRSLLPSGDFEFIPQRGQDLGERMANLFKDLFRSGYTSISLIGSDCPHLPLEFLQKSLDYLKNPEVEVVLGPSEDGGYYLVGLSRSQPEIFQGITWSTDKVLTETLNRVHQLGLKVALLSPWYDLDTPEDLKKLTKEELKHPGKDLPLETLGFLRKHLKL, from the coding sequence ATGCTAAAGCAAGCTTTGGTGATCATGGTTAAGGCACCGGTTCCAGGAAGAGTAAAAACCCGACTCTGTCCCCCTTTGACTCCGGAAATGGCCGCAGAACTTTATCGGTGTTTTCTGATTGATATTTTCAGACGAGTGGTCCAACTCCCCCAGGTGAATAAAATTATCGGGTATACCCCTGAGGGAACCTGGCCAATCTTTCGCAGTTTATTACCTTCCGGGGATTTTGAGTTTATTCCCCAACGGGGTCAGGATCTGGGAGAACGCATGGCCAATCTGTTTAAGGATTTATTTCGATCTGGATACACTTCCATTTCTTTAATCGGAAGTGATTGCCCCCATCTCCCCCTAGAGTTTCTACAAAAATCTCTGGATTATTTAAAAAACCCGGAGGTGGAAGTCGTGCTGGGACCCTCAGAAGATGGGGGTTATTACTTGGTGGGATTATCCAGATCGCAACCGGAGATCTTTCAAGGAATCACCTGGAGTACCGATAAGGTTCTTACTGAAACCCTGAATCGAGTCCACCAACTAGGGCTTAAGGTGGCTCTGCTCTCCCCCTGGTATGATCTAGATACACCAGAGGATCTTAAAAAACTTACAAAAGAAGAACTAAAACACCCCGGGAAAGATTTACCGCTGGAGACCCTGGGCTTTTTGAGAAAGCATTTGAAACTATAA
- a CDS encoding CDP-alcohol phosphatidyltransferase family protein: MEPTEFKNATRAQSAFLTSAERKVLKWLARRTPLWIHPDHLTLIGFVAMFLAGVFYGLSRWDARFLHGVNFWLLINWLGDSLDGTLARYRNKQRPRYGFYVDHMVDTFGTFFLIGGLAFSGYMSERIAFGVLVVYFMLAIQVYLATYTLGTFQLSFWKLGPTELRILLVLGNLVLLLSPHAQIYDRTYLLYDVGGIMGIVGMAWTLITSAIRNTKILYDLEQVS, encoded by the coding sequence ATGGAGCCCACAGAGTTTAAAAATGCTACCCGAGCCCAGTCTGCTTTCTTGACTTCTGCGGAGCGAAAAGTTCTAAAATGGCTCGCCCGGCGGACACCCCTATGGATTCATCCAGATCATCTAACCCTGATAGGCTTTGTAGCCATGTTTTTAGCCGGGGTATTTTATGGTCTCAGCCGGTGGGATGCCCGGTTTCTTCATGGGGTTAATTTTTGGCTTCTGATTAACTGGCTGGGAGACAGTCTGGATGGTACATTGGCCCGTTACCGAAATAAACAACGACCCAGGTACGGATTTTACGTGGACCATATGGTGGACACCTTTGGCACTTTTTTTCTCATAGGTGGACTGGCCTTCTCCGGTTATATGAGCGAACGGATTGCCTTTGGAGTGCTGGTTGTTTATTTCATGCTGGCCATTCAGGTTTATCTGGCTACCTACACCCTGGGGACCTTTCAATTGTCTTTCTGGAAGTTGGGTCCTACCGAGTTGAGGATACTTCTCGTTCTGGGAAACCTTGTTCTGCTTTTGTCTCCCCATGCGCAGATTTATGATCGGACTTATTTACTTTACGATGTGGGGGGTATTATGGGTATAGTCGGTATGGCCTGGACGTTAATCACTTCGGCGATTCGAAATACAAAAATTCTGTATGATTTGGAACAGGTTTCATAA